The following proteins come from a genomic window of Anaerobutyricum hallii:
- a CDS encoding ParA family protein — protein sequence MTKCKVIALANQKGGTAKTTTTLNLGIGLAHQGRKVLLVDADPQGDLTTALGWTDSDSLPITLETQMKKILQDELFVYNEGILHHEEGVDIIPTNIELSGMEISLVNAMSREQTLKLYLSDLKKDYDYILIDCMPSLGMLTINALAAADSVIVPVQAHYLPLKGMTQLMKTIGKVQRQLNPKADLYIDIICITQNKIVKNRKKNNI from the coding sequence ATGACAAAGTGTAAAGTAATCGCCCTTGCAAATCAGAAGGGAGGGACAGCCAAGACCACAACAACATTAAATTTGGGAATCGGTCTTGCACATCAGGGGCGGAAAGTATTATTGGTCGATGCTGATCCACAGGGAGATTTAACAACCGCATTAGGGTGGACTGATTCAGACAGTCTTCCGATTACATTGGAAACACAAATGAAGAAGATATTACAAGACGAACTGTTTGTGTATAATGAAGGCATTTTACACCATGAAGAAGGAGTAGACATTATTCCAACCAACATCGAGCTATCGGGAATGGAAATCTCATTGGTAAATGCCATGAGCAGAGAGCAGACTTTAAAGCTGTATCTGTCAGATTTGAAAAAGGATTATGATTATATCCTGATTGATTGTATGCCTAGTCTGGGAATGTTGACTATTAATGCATTAGCTGCCGCAGACAGTGTAATTGTTCCGGTTCAGGCTCATTATCTTCCATTAAAGGGTATGACACAGTTAATGAAAACAATCGGTAAGGTGCAGAGACAGCTAAATCCTAAAGCTGACTTATACATTGATATTATATGCATAACTCAAAATAAAATTGTTAAAAATAGAAAAAAGAACAATATATAA
- a CDS encoding transposase, which translates to MAKHYDKQFKLDAVQYYHDHRDLGLQGCASNLGISQQTLSRWQKELRETGDIECRGSGNYASDEAKEIARLKRELRDAQDALDVLKKAINILGK; encoded by the coding sequence ATGGCAAAGCACTATGACAAACAGTTTAAACTGGATGCAGTCCAGTATTATCATGATCACAGAGACTTAGGACTGCAGGGCTGTGCATCAAATTTAGGAATCAGTCAACAAACATTATCACGCTGGCAAAAGGAGCTACGTGAGACAGGTGATATCGAATGCCGTGGTTCCGGTAATTATGCTTCTGATGAAGCAAAAGAAATCGCACGATTAAAACGTGAACTTCGTGATGCACAGGACGCTCTTGATGTACTAAAAAAAGCAATCAACATTCTGGGAAAATGA
- a CDS encoding phospholipase D-like domain-containing protein — translation MIKSTKIENTEFVMSKDELTYAEVIEDFEEASSIHILTYNISKDKSDLLKALKKCDEDTEICIVSNIPGRWEKYFGEYYKSKARKNISLYKSKLSPAKIAEKAEVYFCFSNHAKIIMTNNIAYIGSSNFSEESADNFESGFISRDAEFIEFLEEEIFPWIVESSSEYKTDEEILFFEVAIRKSIAMFGEMYEEYLQTFYLLADHRGIERWYYNTTDPTLSVKEMEKTEEICNQYVDLLKNVNKIFNMRAFSEEGVDNLDDVIEKAERC, via the coding sequence ATGATAAAGAGTACTAAAATTGAGAATACAGAATTTGTTATGTCTAAAGATGAATTAACTTATGCAGAAGTTATTGAGGATTTTGAAGAAGCGAGTAGTATACACATTTTAACTTATAATATTTCAAAAGATAAAAGTGATTTATTGAAGGCGTTAAAGAAATGTGATGAAGATACAGAAATATGTATTGTTTCAAATATTCCAGGGCGTTGGGAAAAATATTTTGGGGAGTATTATAAAAGTAAAGCAAGAAAAAATATATCATTATATAAAAGTAAATTATCACCAGCGAAAATTGCTGAAAAGGCAGAAGTTTATTTTTGTTTTTCAAATCATGCAAAAATTATAATGACTAATAATATTGCATATATAGGATCATCAAATTTTTCAGAAGAAAGTGCAGATAATTTTGAATCTGGTTTTATAAGTAGAGATGCAGAATTTATCGAATTTTTAGAAGAAGAGATTTTTCCTTGGATTGTAGAAAGCTCAAGTGAATATAAAACAGATGAAGAAATTTTGTTTTTTGAAGTAGCTATTAGAAAGAGTATCGCGATGTTTGGAGAAATGTATGAGGAATATTTACAAACATTTTATTTGTTAGCCGATCATAGAGGGATTGAAAGATGGTATTATAATACAACAGATCCGACATTGTCTGTTAAAGAAATGGAAAAGACAGAGGAGATATGTAATCAATATGTGGATTTATTGAAGAATGTTAATAAGATTTTTAATATGAGAGCATTTTCAGAAGAAGGAGTTGATAATTTAGATGATGTAATAGAAAAAGCAGAGCGGTGCTAG
- a CDS encoding AAA family ATPase, translating into MLVKVSVENFKSFDKAAELTMISSNKIRTNANHRLKIKSTQLLKYAVVYGANASGKTNLALFFKFFKDSVCNGIPIEATQMFCKNRQENKERESSFEIQITVGDKFYAYGFSAVLSRRKVTGEWLYELYQNGSAKCLFEREGSKRPVLNDGITLTNTEKNKFETYADDFEGNETSLFLTEMNRGKKYSTRSKLLFFRDVYDWIQNHISIITPDIPLIDLEYYYDDNSLKLINKLIKTFDTGISQVKIEEITLDELSNVLPKSVFDKMMQHVKNRVEEQEESSFRMTMRSKETFFNIEVEGHSEPKVTTIRLQHNKSFYEFGFDEESDGTRRLFDLMDMLLNKREDVLYVVDELERSLHPKLTERFLQLFMQLHDEQRMQLLFTTHESSIMDQAIFRRDEIWFVERNAENASSIYSLDRFKERYDKVLSKAYLEGRYGAIPVFSTFDFARATSQTDVLAQAPDDCRDSVESISASREEE; encoded by the coding sequence ATGTTAGTAAAAGTAAGTGTTGAAAATTTTAAATCTTTTGATAAAGCAGCAGAGCTGACAATGATTTCCTCGAATAAAATACGAACAAATGCAAATCACAGGTTAAAGATAAAAAGTACCCAGTTATTAAAATATGCAGTCGTTTATGGAGCAAATGCATCTGGAAAGACCAATCTGGCATTGTTCTTTAAATTTTTTAAAGACAGTGTCTGCAATGGTATTCCAATAGAAGCTACACAGATGTTTTGTAAGAATCGACAGGAGAATAAGGAACGAGAAAGTAGTTTTGAAATTCAGATTACTGTAGGTGACAAATTTTATGCTTATGGATTTTCGGCAGTTTTAAGTAGACGAAAAGTAACCGGAGAATGGTTATATGAATTATATCAGAATGGTTCAGCCAAATGTCTCTTTGAGCGAGAAGGAAGTAAACGTCCGGTGTTAAATGATGGCATTACGCTGACAAACACAGAAAAAAATAAATTTGAAACTTATGCAGATGATTTTGAAGGAAATGAAACATCTTTGTTCCTGACAGAAATGAATCGCGGAAAAAAATATAGCACACGATCTAAATTGTTGTTCTTCCGGGATGTATACGACTGGATTCAGAACCATATTTCAATTATTACACCGGATATACCATTAATTGATCTGGAATATTATTATGATGATAATTCGCTGAAGTTGATTAACAAATTGATCAAAACATTTGATACGGGTATCAGCCAGGTGAAAATTGAAGAAATTACATTGGATGAGTTATCAAATGTATTGCCAAAATCAGTATTTGATAAGATGATGCAGCATGTAAAAAATAGAGTAGAAGAGCAGGAAGAATCATCATTCAGAATGACGATGAGGTCGAAGGAAACTTTCTTTAATATCGAAGTTGAAGGACATTCTGAACCGAAGGTCACAACAATCCGGTTGCAGCATAATAAGTCATTTTATGAGTTCGGTTTTGATGAAGAGTCTGATGGAACAAGAAGATTATTCGATTTGATGGATATGCTGTTGAATAAACGAGAAGATGTTCTTTATGTTGTGGATGAATTGGAGAGAAGCTTACATCCGAAGCTGACAGAACGATTTTTGCAATTGTTTATGCAGCTACATGATGAGCAGCGTATGCAGCTATTGTTCACTACACATGAATCATCCATTATGGATCAGGCTATTTTTAGAAGGGATGAAATCTGGTTTGTAGAACGTAACGCAGAAAATGCAAGCTCTATTTATTCCTTAGATCGTTTTAAGGAGAGGTATGATAAAGTGTTGAGCAAGGCATATCTGGAAGGAAGATATGGTGCGATACCGGTATTTTCAACATTTGATTTTGCGCGAGCAACGAGTCAGACGGATGTGCTTGCACAGGCACCTGACGACTGCCGCGACAGTGTAGAAAGTATTTCTGCATCGAGAGAGGAGGAGTAG
- a CDS encoding pilin N-terminal domain-containing protein yields the protein MKSIRRKKCSKYLSVFLVTCTMIAGLLLPAQSKAADSYDKDKKGSIEVTLSDIGTDRDNVPIRMYQVGTVVEGGDHLTFNTVDALSTTGVNLNDITTGESNQTAAKTLDDAISALDKTTAATLQTTTVNTDADGKADFKDLDQGIYLIKQPVSNPYGVFSPFLVAIPYMEDGQNWIYDVKVSPKAQKADTNGSIEVTKHILYEDPDTLERTPLIAPESTETKYYVGLFCDESGTIPYGKNYVKELSFKDSSTATAKFENLPDGTYYVFETEQKGTPLKINAPQKDKNQKQYRWVVGNGTNNTNDTKTDTDTSKEDATGSITDNKVQLQDHAQKQMDIANIYSEIPDEYLTSGELSIKKNVIENNQTTTVDDTFYATVYKQKESSDGSTGKEKIQVVQLKQNDTVRITVPIDANKSKTTFIVEETDANGNALNLDNFAYEISGEGKVEMSLQNTEGSITLTNIVKDDAAESSTEEEEDEPTTRKKKKETETVSGRESKKSKSTKTGDNNPIVMWIAIGAVAALVIIFLIVKRRKSE from the coding sequence TAGCGGGGTTGTTGCTTCCGGCACAGAGCAAGGCGGCAGATAGTTATGATAAGGATAAGAAGGGAAGTATCGAAGTAACTCTTTCCGACATCGGTACGGACCGGGACAATGTACCAATCCGCATGTATCAGGTAGGAACCGTAGTAGAGGGCGGAGATCACCTGACATTTAACACGGTAGATGCCCTTAGCACTACCGGAGTCAACTTAAACGACATCACAACAGGGGAGAGCAATCAGACAGCAGCCAAAACACTCGATGATGCGATCAGCGCTCTTGATAAGACAACAGCAGCCACTCTGCAGACCACCACGGTAAACACCGATGCAGACGGCAAAGCAGACTTCAAAGATTTAGACCAGGGCATTTATCTTATCAAACAGCCGGTAAGCAATCCTTACGGAGTATTTTCTCCATTTTTAGTTGCTATTCCATATATGGAAGACGGTCAGAACTGGATCTATGATGTAAAGGTATCTCCAAAAGCACAGAAGGCAGATACCAACGGCTCTATCGAAGTCACCAAGCATATTTTATATGAAGATCCGGATACATTAGAAAGAACACCGTTAATCGCTCCAGAATCAACAGAAACAAAGTACTATGTAGGACTCTTCTGTGACGAAAGCGGAACCATCCCATACGGAAAAAACTATGTAAAGGAATTATCCTTTAAAGACAGCAGCACCGCAACAGCAAAGTTTGAAAATCTTCCAGATGGAACATACTATGTATTTGAGACCGAGCAGAAAGGCACACCACTCAAAATAAATGCTCCACAAAAAGACAAGAATCAAAAACAGTATCGTTGGGTTGTCGGAAACGGAACAAACAATACAAACGATACAAAGACCGACACCGATACATCAAAAGAAGATGCGACAGGCAGCATCACAGATAATAAAGTCCAGCTGCAAGATCACGCACAAAAACAGATGGACATCGCCAATATTTATTCAGAAATTCCGGATGAATATTTGACGAGTGGAGAACTTTCTATTAAGAAAAACGTAATAGAAAATAATCAGACAACTACAGTAGATGACACCTTCTACGCAACCGTTTATAAGCAGAAAGAATCCTCCGACGGTTCAACAGGAAAAGAAAAGATTCAGGTCGTACAGTTAAAACAGAATGATACGGTAAGAATAACTGTTCCGATAGACGCAAATAAATCAAAAACAACATTTATCGTAGAAGAGACAGATGCAAACGGTAACGCCCTGAATTTAGATAACTTTGCATATGAAATCAGCGGCGAAGGCAAAGTAGAAATGTCTCTGCAGAATACAGAAGGCAGCATCACCTTAACGAACATCGTAAAAGACGATGCAGCCGAAAGCTCCACAGAAGAAGAGGAAGACGAACCAACCACAAGGAAGAAGAAGAAAGAAACGGAAACCGTATCCGGAAGAGAATCTAAAAAGTCAAAGAGCACAAAGACCGGCGATAATAATCCAATCGTAATGTGGATCGCAATCGGCGCAGTCGCAGCCCTTGTGATTATATTCCTCATCGTAAAAAGACGCAAAAGTGAATAA
- a CDS encoding IS3 family transposase gives MTEAIYLEVAEKAETAHKAGRRVSVSGMLKYLGVSRSGYRAWLKHVPSNAEQRRETVKAKIKDIYDESKQNYGAPKITKELRKSGEIISERTVGKYMRQMGIKAQWVKPWTITTKDSDFSSELQNILDEQFNPERPNAVWCSDITYIWTIDGFVYLTSIMDLYSRKIIAWTLSKTLEVSCVIETINKAKARRKIEEPLILHSDRGSQYVSKEYKRITAGIQCSYSKKAYPWDNACIESFHSLIKREWLNRFKIRDYDHAYRLVFEYLEAFYNTKRIHSHCDYMSPNDYEELYRRIQKDELLMAS, from the coding sequence ATGACGGAAGCCATTTATCTCGAAGTTGCTGAGAAGGCAGAAACTGCCCATAAGGCTGGACGCCGGGTTTCTGTCTCCGGAATGTTGAAATATCTCGGCGTTTCCCGTTCTGGTTACCGTGCATGGCTAAAACATGTTCCTTCAAACGCTGAACAGCGTCGTGAAACGGTAAAAGCCAAAATCAAGGATATTTATGATGAATCAAAACAGAATTACGGTGCCCCAAAGATTACCAAAGAACTGCGAAAATCAGGGGAAATAATCTCTGAACGTACAGTTGGTAAATACATGAGGCAAATGGGAATCAAAGCACAATGGGTAAAACCATGGACTATTACCACAAAAGATTCTGACTTCAGTAGCGAATTGCAAAATATCCTTGATGAACAGTTTAATCCGGAACGCCCAAATGCTGTCTGGTGTTCTGATATCACATATATCTGGACGATAGACGGATTTGTTTATCTAACCAGTATTATGGATTTATATTCCAGAAAAATCATTGCCTGGACACTTTCTAAAACACTGGAAGTATCCTGCGTGATTGAAACAATAAATAAAGCTAAAGCAAGACGTAAAATCGAAGAACCATTGATTCTGCATTCCGATCGTGGCAGCCAGTATGTATCCAAAGAATACAAGAGGATAACTGCCGGTATACAGTGTAGCTATTCGAAAAAAGCTTATCCTTGGGACAACGCATGTATTGAATCATTCCATTCATTGATCAAACGTGAATGGCTGAACCGCTTCAAAATCCGCGATTATGATCATGCGTACCGATTGGTCTTCGAATATCTGGAAGCATTTTACAATACAAAACGTATTCATAGCCATTGTGACTATATGTCTCCAAATGATTATGAAGAACTGTATCGTAGAATCCAGAAAGACGAATTGCTGATGGCAAGTTAA